In a single window of the Pongo abelii isolate AG06213 chromosome 1, NHGRI_mPonAbe1-v2.0_pri, whole genome shotgun sequence genome:
- the TMEM69 gene encoding transmembrane protein 69 codes for MLRFIQKFSQASSKMLKYSFPVGLRTSRTDILSLQMSLQQNFSPFPRPWLSSSFPVYMSKTQCYHTSPCSFKKKQKQALPARPPSTITYLTDSPKPALYVTLAGLIPFIAPPLVMLMTKTYIPILAFTQMAYGASFLSFLGGIRWGFALPEGSPAKPDYLNLASSTAPLFFSWFAFLISERLSEAIVTVIMGMGVAFHLELFLLPHYPNWFKALRIAVTLLATFSFIITLVVKSSFPEKGHKRPGQV; via the coding sequence ATGCTGAAGTACTCTTTCCCAGTGGGACTAAGAACCAGCAGAACAGATATACTTTCTCTCCAGATGTCTCTCCAGCAGAACTTTTCCCCATTTCCAAGGCCTTGGCTTTCTTCATCATTTCCAGTGTATATGAGCAAGACACAGTGCTATCATACATCCCCCTGCAGCTTTAAAAAGAAGCAGAAGCAAGCACTTCCAGCCAGGCCACCAAGCACCATCACTTACCTAACTGACAGCCCAAAGCCAGCATTATATGTAACTCTGGCAGGACTAATCCCCTTCATTGCTCCACCACTGGTCATGCTGATGACAAAAACTTATATTCCCATATTAGCTTTTACTCAGATGGCTTATGGAGCCAGTTTCCTATCTTTCTTGGGTGGGatcagatggggttttgctctacCAGAAGGTAGTCCAGCCAAACCAGACTACCTTAATTTAGCTAGCAGTAcagctcctcttttcttttcatggtttgCCTTCCTTATTTCTGAAAGACTTAGTGAAGCCATAGTCACAGTAATAATGGGTATGGGGGTAGCATTCCACCTTGAACTTTTTCTCTTACCACATTATCCCAACTGGTTTAAAGCCCTGAGGATAGCAGTCACTTTATTGGCCACTTTTTCATTTATAATCACTTTAGTAGTTAAAAGTAGTTTTCCAGAAAAGGGACATAAGAGACCTGGTcaagtataa